DNA from Cardinium endosymbiont of Dermatophagoides farinae:
TATATGTCTGTAATTATTTGCGGATTTTGTGTTTTTTTTGTAAAATTAGGCTTTAATATTGCTTGAATGATAAAGCCGTAGTAATAACAGTTAGTTTTGATTTAAACTAAAATAAACCAACATGAATACAAATAAATTTAAAATTATATTGTTCTTATGCGTAATAGGAGTAGTTGGGTGTAACAAAATAGAGAATCCAAGTTATATGGATGGCGGAGGTGATAAACCTAAAGAAGTACCAGCGTTGAAATCTTCTATATCCGTTGCGCAAGGTAGTTCTACTACAGCTATTGTTAAGGGATTCAGTAAAAGTTATGATGAGGCACTGCAATCTTCCCTCAGTTCTATGAAATGTGTAGCTGATACTGCAAAGCAGGTTTCTATTAATAAGCAAGAGGCTGCTGAACGTGCGATTAAGGCTGCTTCCGATGCTAAAATTGCAGCAGAGATGACACGTAAGGCTGCTGATGATGCAGAAAGAAACACACCAGAATTAGGTGGAGATAATACTTTGTATAATAAGGCGTTTCAGGATACTCTTAGTTCTATGAAATGTGTAGCTGATACTGCAAAGCAGGTTTCTATTAATAAGCAAGAGGCTGCTGAACGTGCGATTAAGGCTGCTTCCGATGCTAAAATTGCAGCAGAGATGACACGTAAGGCTGCCGATGATGCAGAAAGAAACACACCAGAATTAGGTGGAGGTGATGCTTCTACCTCAACAGGGAGTAAGACGTAAAACTGAATATGGTAGAGAGAAGAGACATAGTGGAATATGCCCTTGTAAGTTTTAACTCATTAAAGTTTATAACTATGGCTTTATATAATGTTATGTTATTTTAAAAATAAAACCACTAATCACTAATCGATTAACTTTAATTGCAATGTCTAGAAGTATTAATATAAAGAGGTTAACATCGCTATTACCAACGTATTTATTTTACGTTATTGTACCAATTTCTTTGATGGGAATGATGCCAGGTGGTGGTCCTCCAGGTGATCCGTATATTCAAACATATAATACTCTCACAGCACGTTATGCTGCTACTAATCAAAACACTAATCAATTATTAAATAATTACAATGATCAGTTGAGAAATTCCATGATTGCCATGAGGGATAGTGCTCAAGATGCCCTTTTGTGGGCTCAACACCAGTTTGCACTTGCTCAAATTGATTTTAATACGGTGGAAATTATACGTCGGAGAATTGCTATTATGTTTAGTCATATCGGTCAGCATGCTACAGATGCTCAAGGTAGAGAAGCAGCTGTTCTAAATAATGTTCCTGGTGTTGCGCTTTTACAAGGTGATCAGGATATTTTAGATGCCTTTGAAGAAGCTAGGGCTATTGATGAACGGGCTCAACTTTCTCTTAATGAAGCCCAAATTGCTGTTGATGAAATACAAAATAATGTTATAAATGGTAATAATGGCATTAATAATAGATTGAATATAATTCAGCAAAGAATAATGAATTTACCAATTCTTGGTATTAATTATACTAATGCTGATGTTTTAGCCTATAATCAGGCTCTTACAGCCATTAAGAACGCTTCTAATCATATTAATCAACGTACTTTCCCTGCTACATTATCTGCTTTGACGGCCCATAATTCACTTAATGATATTAGGCAGAGTATGAACGATATCGTCCTATTGGGCAATAATCTTGGTATTCAATTACCTCCATATTAATCGCTATACTCGATCTAAAAATATCTTATAAAATCAGGTTTTTGACTATTTATTAAAGTAATTGTAAAGTTATTACTTTAATAGTCAAGAACCTGAAAAATTACTTTTTTGTTTAAATTTTAGTTCGTAAAGGAATTTTTGGTGTCTCTCGTGATCAGTTTTTTTTCCTCGATATCTACCCTGTTCATGCGCTTTTTTGATTCCCTGCTTCTGTCGTATCTATTCACCGCAGTGGTTTTTAAGCGACTATATTTTTTAATTGTGTGAAAGGATTTAGTTTTTGTTGCTTAGCGGTTAGATATAAAGTGATAAGACGTTCTAAGAATCTATCACCCCTTTCTGATTGGGTAAAGTAAGCGTTTTTACGATAGACCACGTAATGTTTGATTTGTCTTTCAGCTAAGTTATTGGTCAAAGGAATGTTTACTGGATCTTCATAAAATCTCCATAGCATAGGTTCTGCTCGCATTATATTTCTGGCCACGAGACTAGCTTGTTCAGCAAGTGGCAGCCTAGTAATAGCTTTTAAGCCATACCAGGTTTCGCAGTTTTCTAATATGCCTTAAAAAGACAATTAGCTCAATAGAACGATTCAAAAAAGATTGATGCAAGACAAAAAGCTCACTAGCTATCTCTTTTAAATAATAGCCTAATGCTTTAACACCACTGTTCCAACTATGTGCAAACTGAGGCCGTTGTCATAGGTATATAGTATAGTTTTGGTATAGTTTTTGGTGTTATTTTTTCTATTAAGGAGCCATGTATTTTATTTTTTATTGATTTTCAATGTTATTTTTTATATTTTTGTTCATTTTAGATAGACCATCCCCTAAAGACCTCTTAATATGATATTTGGGGCTCTATATAAGTTATAGGCTATTGCTTCCATAACATGTTTCGTATGCGTTTTATCAAGTCTTATATAACGGGCTTTTCCGCTTCTGAACCAGCTTTGTTAGGTAGGAGGAGGGTATTACTATCCTCCTCCCCCTTAGAAACGCAGCTTGCGAGTTTCCCCGCACTACGCTTGGGCCCCTTATCTAAGTCCTGTTGTTCTAGAACCGGCTTGTCCGTCATGGTTTAACTTCTTTTGTGGTGACACTAGCAGTAGTGAATTTTCTTTTGAGAATGAGCTCCTCAATATCTTTGTACGAGTTGCTCTTTCTTCAAAATACTTTTTCCATCTTATATCTAGCGGATTTGCATCTGCTCTGATTTTAACATGTCGTCTTATAGGTATATCGCTTAGTTTTAATAAGCGCATTTCCTTTGATTGGTTTCCTGCTATAGATGAGGCAAAGACCCATTGGCGCGAACCTCTTATCTTAAAATAACGGTTCTTTATCCAACGTAATCCTTTGCATGGATGTCTTCTCTTTGCCCATCTCCATAGTGACTGCATAACTTCATGGTCTATTTTACTAAAAGCTTGCTTAGCGCATACATGGCGATAATAGTTTCCCCAACCTCTTAATATTGGATTGAGTAATTTAATGATTATTGCCTGTGTATTTGCTCTGTTTGCTTTTATTAATGTACGCGCTTTCTTAAGAATGTTCTTGATACCTTCTTTTGAAGGTTTTATGATCAGTTTCTTATTGTATTTGCGTACATTACAACCAAGAAAATCAAACCCTGCATTAACGTGGGTAATTTTTGTCTTTTCTTCTGATAAGGTAAGCCCTCTTTCAGAGAGAAAGGAAGATATTAATGGCTTAACTTCATCTTCCAGTATTTCACGCGTGTTTCCTGAAATAATGAAGTCGTCCGCATAACGGATTATGATTACTCCACTTCTGAGTCTTGCTCTTTTTGTACTGCCAATTTTTCCAAAGCGTTCTTCTAATAATCTTTCGAGCCCATCTAAGGTCAAGTTAGCTAGTACCGGAGAGATAATACCGCCTTGCGGGGTGCCTACCGTTGTCTGGTACAGTGTTTTCGATTCTAGGAAACCGGCTTTTAACCAGTTATTAAGTATCCGTTTTTCTATAGGGATGTGTTTAATAAGCCATTCGTGGTTAATATTATCAAAACAGCCTTTGATGTCGCCCTCTAGTATCCATTTTGGACGCTTGTCCGCTGCAAGTAGTATATGACTCGCTTGGATAGCGTCTGCGCAGGATCTTTTCGGTCTAAAGCCATAGGAATTTCGATCACTGGTTGTTTCAGCTATCGGTTCCAGTGCAAACAAATATAATGCTTGCATAGCTCTGTCACGCATCGTGGGTATTCCAAGAGGTCTTCTTTTGCCATTGGATTTACTAATGTAGATCCGTTTTAGCGGAGAAGCTTTGTATCCTCTCTGTTTTAATTGTTTTATGCCTTGAAATTTAGTCTTGTCAGTCGACCATAATTGACGATCTATGCCTGATGTCCTTTTGCCTTGATTTTCCGTCACTCTCTTAACGGCCAAAGCTTTGCCACTAAAAGACCGTGTTAAAAGATGTTGTAAGGCTTTTACCTTACCCCATCTTCCTTTTTGGACCGCCTTAACAATACGTCTTTGTAGCCGCATAACAACTTTTTGGCATTTTTTCCAGGGTAGCTGGTGCCATGCTTGGGAGTTATCGGTAGGTGCACTTACGCTATATAAACATGTAATCATTTGCTTTCCTTCCTTAAGTGGTTAACAAAGTTTCTTGTCACGAGGGACCTAGTGGAAGTCTGCTTGCTTTCGCATGGGTTGATCTTGCAAACCCTATCCATGCCGTTACAGAATGGCGTTCGCTTTCTCCACTTTCCTTTACCTGCATGCTCAACAGCTTTCCTTACGGATTACCTGCCTTTGATAAAGGCGAGCATACAGGCTTACCCTGTTCCTTCTACCATACTTCGGTGATTTAGGTGGCTTCAATATACCGGTGGACTTATTGTTTGCGTACATCCAGTATTAAAAAAATGTATCCTTTCCACGTACCATTTTGGTTTGAGCTTGTCAGCATCTTTAGCTCATTTTTGGTAACGATACTTGTTAAAACTTCACTTACGTTCACCATATCACTAGCCTAGACCTCCAACCGCATGATGCTTGCAGTTTATGCACATCTCGCGATGCTGCATTTTCTCTTTTTTTTTTCAAGAAGAGGTTCATTGTCCGTGTCGCTTAGCACCAATCGGTTGCCCAATTCGCACCGATACGTAGGCTCAGATGGCAAAACATCTGGTTTAATAAGGCTCTAATGTGTTACCTCTTGCGAGGTTCATTTCATCTCCTTTTAAACAATACAGTAGAAGACTTTCAGGTCGCACTAATACTACCAAATACACGTTCTACTTTGTAGCGTGTTTCACCACCAATTTATTAAACCGCTTAGCAGTAGATGATAAGGGATGGTTTCTAGTAGCTTTCTTTTGAATAGCTGATTTAGGGTATTAAGGGTATTAGGCAAAATCGTCCGTAAATACACGCTAAGCGCTTACCACTTATTTTCATATTCTTCCATAACATGTGCGTCTGTAAAAT
Protein-coding regions in this window:
- the ltrA gene encoding group II intron reverse transcriptase/maturase → MITCLYSVSAPTDNSQAWHQLPWKKCQKVVMRLQRRIVKAVQKGRWGKVKALQHLLTRSFSGKALAVKRVTENQGKRTSGIDRQLWSTDKTKFQGIKQLKQRGYKASPLKRIYISKSNGKRRPLGIPTMRDRAMQALYLFALEPIAETTSDRNSYGFRPKRSCADAIQASHILLAADKRPKWILEGDIKGCFDNINHEWLIKHIPIEKRILNNWLKAGFLESKTLYQTTVGTPQGGIISPVLANLTLDGLERLLEERFGKIGSTKRARLRSGVIIIRYADDFIISGNTREILEDEVKPLISSFLSERGLTLSEEKTKITHVNAGFDFLGCNVRKYNKKLIIKPSKEGIKNILKKARTLIKANRANTQAIIIKLLNPILRGWGNYYRHVCAKQAFSKIDHEVMQSLWRWAKRRHPCKGLRWIKNRYFKIRGSRQWVFASSIAGNQSKEMRLLKLSDIPIRRHVKIRADANPLDIRWKKYFEERATRTKILRSSFSKENSLLLVSPQKKLNHDGQAGSRTTGLR